The genomic segment GTTGATCAGTATAATAAGCAAAGTTTGAAAGAAAAAATTGCGAGCAAGCTTATTATCACCGAAGAGCAGTTGTATAAAACGCCTATGGAAAACGAAGTACGGGAAGTTGCGGGGCTCGATTTTTTAGGTAAGATTCATCTTGCAGAGACTGCAATTACCGACGGTAACCGTTTAGAGGTGACTATCGATGGGACTGCAGGTCAGCGGATTTTTACGGGGCTTCCTATTGCAATTGAAAAAAAAGAGCACGATGCGGTATTGCTTATTCAGGAAGACGGTACGCAATACAAAGAAAAAATTTCGATTGCCGGTATCATAAAAATGAGGGCATTCCGCAATTCGCTTTTTTCTTAGTCTCGCAGTGTAGGTTCAAACTTTTGAAAAAATATCCGATATTGTAAGCGACGTATCGGATTTTCCTGTAGAGTGAGGAGGGTTTAAGACGATGGATGCATCGTTTATATTAGCACCGTCTCTATTGAGTGCAGACTTTTCACGGCTTGCCGAAGAATTACAGTTTATCGAAGCAAACGGAGGGCAATGGGTGCACCTTGATGTAATGGACGGGGCTTTTGTGCCGAATTTAACGTTCGGTGCTCCCGTTGTGCGCAGCTTACGGAGTAAGAGCACCCTTCCTTTTGATGTGCATTTAATGGTTGCCCATCCTCAAGATTTTGTAAAAGATTTTGCGGCGGCGGGGGCGGATTATTTTACGTTTCATATTGAAGCGGTTGTGCATGCTCATCGGCTTATTACGGAAATCCGTGCAGCAGGTATGAAGCCCGGCGTGAGCATCGTACCGTCAACCCCTGTACATCTTTTAGATGAGGTGTTACCCTTTGTTGATCTGGTACTGGTGATGACGGTTAATCCGGGTTTTGGCGGCCAAACGATGATTATTCCTTGCTTGGAAAAGGTTAAGAAGCTGTGTGAATACCGTGAAAAGTACGGCTACCGTTATTTGATTTCCGTTGACGGTGGTGTCAATGCGGAAACACTTCCGGCCGTATGCAGCTCCGGCGCCGATGTTGTCGTTTCAGGTTCATCTTTTTTTTCCGGAGATATAAAGAAATGAGAAAAAAAACAGTATTAGCGTATTTCTTATGTTTTAGTATATGCAGCCTCTTCGCCGACAGCAGCGATTTACTGACCGGTTTGGATGCGTATAGCCGCAGCGATTGGAATGTTGCGGTGCAATCGTTTGAGCGGGCGCTGGCGGCTGCACCGGATGACCGTACGGAAGCACTGTATTGGCTGGTAATGTCGGAAA from the Treponema vincentii F0403 genome contains:
- the rpe gene encoding ribulose-phosphate 3-epimerase encodes the protein MDASFILAPSLLSADFSRLAEELQFIEANGGQWVHLDVMDGAFVPNLTFGAPVVRSLRSKSTLPFDVHLMVAHPQDFVKDFAAAGADYFTFHIEAVVHAHRLITEIRAAGMKPGVSIVPSTPVHLLDEVLPFVDLVLVMTVNPGFGGQTMIIPCLEKVKKLCEYREKYGYRYLISVDGGVNAETLPAVCSSGADVVVSGSSFFSGDIKK